In a genomic window of Occallatibacter riparius:
- a CDS encoding CRTAC1 family protein, translated as MKLLVALAVIAVSGAQIGWAQAKAPQPTQKSAIQFEDATAKAGIDFVHSFGSRQLGSLLEGTGAGCVWFDYNNDGLPDLYVANGRPLDDSMHPYPLKDKPNPLPHNHLFRNNGNGTFTDVTDKAGLNPDMYSIAVAAADFDNDGFEDLLVTAYGRAILYHNDGNGHFTDVTAKAGIKVDGWAIASTWLDYDKDGCLDLFVGRYVKFDPKYRAFYAADNYPGPLDYEGETNKLFHNNCDGTFTDVSEKSSISAFVGRTMGVTAADYDGDGWDDIYVANDRTENFLFHNKHDGTFEEVANDTGTAFGQNGESTSSMGPVFADFEQRGVFDLWVTDGHYNRYLRNAGKQGFEDAGASNGVSQTNAQYVSWGTGVYDYDNDGLLDILIFHGGLIHLIPQEHTLFRGLGGAKFEDISRDAGSVLSVRTTARGACFADYDNDGKVDGFVVNLGAKGTLIHNVSPSTGHWLAVTLKGAKSNRDGIGAKVEVFAGGKKWLAERVAGTGYLSQDDGRMHFGLGAVAAVDKIVVHWPSGADQTVEKLATDHVITIEETK; from the coding sequence ATGAAGTTGCTTGTTGCACTTGCAGTGATTGCTGTTTCCGGCGCGCAGATTGGATGGGCCCAGGCAAAAGCTCCTCAGCCAACGCAGAAGTCGGCGATCCAATTTGAAGACGCGACCGCGAAGGCCGGGATTGATTTCGTGCACAGCTTCGGCTCGCGCCAGCTAGGTTCGCTGCTCGAGGGGACGGGCGCGGGATGCGTGTGGTTCGACTACAACAACGACGGGCTGCCGGATCTGTATGTTGCGAACGGCAGGCCACTTGATGATTCGATGCACCCGTATCCGCTGAAGGATAAGCCGAATCCGCTGCCGCACAACCATCTGTTTCGCAACAACGGCAACGGCACGTTCACGGATGTTACAGACAAGGCCGGGCTGAATCCGGACATGTATTCGATCGCGGTGGCCGCGGCAGACTTCGACAACGACGGCTTCGAGGATCTGCTCGTTACCGCATATGGTCGCGCCATCCTCTATCACAACGACGGCAACGGACATTTCACGGATGTGACCGCGAAGGCCGGGATCAAGGTGGACGGCTGGGCAATTGCATCGACGTGGCTGGACTACGACAAGGACGGGTGCCTCGACTTGTTTGTCGGGCGCTATGTGAAGTTCGATCCGAAGTATCGCGCCTTCTATGCGGCGGACAACTACCCCGGGCCGCTTGACTACGAGGGCGAGACAAACAAGCTGTTCCACAACAACTGCGACGGCACGTTCACGGACGTTTCAGAGAAGTCGAGCATCAGCGCGTTTGTGGGACGCACGATGGGCGTGACGGCAGCGGACTACGACGGCGACGGCTGGGACGACATCTACGTGGCCAACGACCGCACCGAGAACTTCCTCTTTCATAACAAGCACGACGGCACGTTCGAAGAAGTTGCAAATGATACGGGCACGGCCTTCGGCCAGAACGGCGAATCGACTTCGTCGATGGGTCCTGTGTTCGCGGACTTCGAACAGCGCGGCGTGTTCGACCTGTGGGTCACGGACGGCCATTACAACCGATATTTGCGCAATGCAGGCAAGCAGGGATTTGAGGATGCGGGTGCGTCGAACGGTGTCTCGCAGACGAATGCGCAGTATGTGAGTTGGGGGACGGGCGTTTACGACTACGACAACGATGGCCTGCTCGACATCCTCATATTTCACGGCGGCCTGATTCACCTGATTCCGCAGGAGCATACGTTATTCCGCGGACTGGGCGGCGCGAAGTTCGAAGATATTTCGCGCGATGCTGGGTCGGTGCTGAGCGTGCGGACGACGGCACGTGGTGCATGCTTCGCTGACTATGACAACGATGGCAAGGTGGATGGGTTCGTTGTGAATCTCGGCGCAAAGGGGACGCTGATTCACAACGTATCGCCGAGCACGGGACACTGGCTGGCCGTGACGCTGAAGGGCGCGAAGAGTAACCGCGATGGTATCGGTGCCAAGGTTGAGGTGTTCGCGGGCGGCAAGAAGTGGCTCGCAGAACGCGTGGCGGGGACCGGCTACCTCTCGCAGGACGATGGGCGGATGCACTTCGGGCTGGGCGCGGTTGCAGCGGTGGACAAGATCGTTGTGCACTGGCCGAGCGGGGCTGACCAGACTGTTGAGAAGCTTGCGACCGATCACGTGATCACGATCGAGGAGACGAAGTGA